The Carassius gibelio isolate Cgi1373 ecotype wild population from Czech Republic chromosome A1, carGib1.2-hapl.c, whole genome shotgun sequence region ttgaCAGCAAAACAATAGCTCCATTTCCCAGTGAACAGTTAAATAAACAGAGATAAAATAAGCATTGTGAAGTCATTGTGAAAGTAAAAAAGAAGCATCTCCTTATTTCTCTCACAAGCATTCAGAGAGCTCACATTTAGTTTTACAATTCTGAATGAGTTTATTATATAACCTACATCCAAAAGTCTTGCAAAAGTTatggaatatttatttttgccagagaatagtcattaaaaaaaatatcttcaaatttcacactttttttctcttaaatgcaagtttatatcttaattctctctctcacaattctgacttttatatagactcagaattgtgagataaaagaattaagacattataaaatcagaattattaaatataatatcagaattgtaaaatttaaattcagaattgagagatataaacttgaAACTGCTAGAaaaacatatacttttttttttcattgtagaaataagcttccatagtGCTGAATTAAGAATCAGTAGTAACGTTTATtgatttaatcaaattattaaattagattttacatCACAGGACCATTAAAATGAACAACTGAACAGAAGAAATGGCATATATAAGCATATAAAATACACTTTCCCTTCATAATTTGAGTATGTGATACGCACAACAAAGGACGATGAAAAATAAATGGTGATACTGACCTGTAACCCCCAGATAGATTTTTTCATGCCTTAAAGGATTTTTCTTATAGTAACAGATGTACAGTCCCTGGTCTGATAAACACACACTATGAATCACAAGAGAACAGTTTCCTGTCAGTCTCAGCTCTGTTCTGTTCCTGTACTCGAGTGCGATTTGGATGTCTTCTTGGTCATCATCTTTGTAGTAATTAACCACGAGTGCCTTATCAATGTTCTTCTGCCAGACCAGAAACGGAGGCCAGTCAGGAGGACACATGCAGGGAAGAGTTGCTGCTTCTCCAACAATAGCAATAACTTCAATGTGTGGGTGGTCTGTGGAGGAAATCACATCTGaagtttaataaatattatgGTATGGACTGTTTGATCTCCCACTGGTAGAGGTGGGGGAATTATTGTGGTTCACAATTTACAATTTAACATCAGCGCTGGGTGCATACCACAGTTTTCATCATCTAAATGCCTTGTTTTGAGCATCTCTGCCCCTAAAGCTTTTACCATCGCTACAGTCTTATCAACCACCAAAGGCAAATTAAGTCTTTTATGTCTGAATTTGCAGATTTGTTGTCAATGTTGTGTTTTAAATTCAAGAATGCCTTATCTTTACATACACACTGACCAAAATGACGGTGTGATGACTAaggactttttgtttttgttggacTGTTTTAACAACACATAACAAAGGCCACACATTAGACCACTGCAAATGATGCAGTTGTTTTACAGCTGTTTTCTGTTGAAATTAGTCTGTCAGATCATCTTGAAATTTTCTTTGACCTGGATCTGTCTCTGCCTCCTCTCTAATTTGGATTATTTTGCTCACTTGAAATCTAGCTGTGTCTCTATTGCTCGTTCTGCCATTTGTGTTCTAAGAAATCAGCTTCCCGTAAATTGGAGCACAAGTAGGGTAACTCAGGCCTGAATGTGTTTTATCAAGCTTGGAAAGACCACTTGAgagaaaataaagctgaaattgaGTCTACCAGATCTGTTTATTTTTCTcagattatatataataataagagTAATCCCAGGCATTTCTTTCATACTATTAACAGACTTCTTTAAGTTAAATGCCAACACTTCTCTACCTGTTTCAAATAAGTTGTGTAatgattttcttattttctttagtaaaaaaatgtacaatgttTACAAAAAGCTGAAGCCGTTTCCTCAGTTTGCCTGTCTAGTGTTCATGGCACATTGTTTACAAGTTTTTTCTCAAATTGACTCTGAGCTGCTTTAGTGCTTACTAGGGAGGTATCACGTATGAAAGATACCCCTGCAAGTTTGATCCCTTCCCTACAAGCTTATTTAAGTCTTGTTTTAATCTGATTTAGATCTTATCTCACTGATCGTCAACAGTTTGTTTGTGCAGTAGGTAAACATCCAAAACACCCCTTCTACCGCCGTGGGTACCGCCGCCACGgcgtctgtaaagtgcatttgaagcttttgaccactgagtggcgctttaaccaagttatcaaacaagcacatCGAAGCACATTTTCGTAATTAGATGTCAGTTTTGTTGGCTTcagtaacatttacatttattcatttagcagacgcttttatccaaagcgacttacagatgaagacagtggaagcaatcaaaaacaataaaaagagcaatgatatataagtgctataacaagtctcagttaggttaacacacgatacgtagcatgggattttaaataatataataaataaaaagaaaacagatagaataaaaaaaagaatagagcaagctagatagaggtctttacacatacacacacacatatatatatatatatatatatatatatatatatatatatatatatatatatatatataattgcataataaatgaaaagaaaaatagaatacaaaaagattagaaaggtagttagattttttttaagaatagaattagaatattgagtgataaagttagagggtcaaataatgATGGAAGAGATgcgttttaagccgattcttgaagatggctaaggactcagctgctcggattgagttgggaaggtcatacgaccaggagggaacatttaattttaaggtCCGTAAAAGtaactttgtgcttctttgggatagcacaatcaagcgatgttcattTGCTGAACGCaacttctagagggcacatagcAGGTGATCTAAACTGAGACTGGCTGAAACCTTGTTCAGATGAATTTTAGTCCTTTTGTGATTCTGTCAATTTTACACAGTTAATCAATTCTCCCACTTGTTTAAATCTTAAGTGCCATGAGAAATCCAccttaattgatttaattttgacTAATGTCCCGCACAAATTTTCtgctgttggtgttttttttgcaATTACCTAAGTGATCATTGTGTTGTTGCTGCTGTAAGAAATACTAAGATGCCTAAATGTAAACCTCACGTAATATGTAAGAGGAATCTCAAAAAATTTAATGAACAGGGCTTTGGCCATGATTTGTTTAATTGTGATTGGAGTAGAATAGAACTGATTCCAGATGTGGAGTCAGCCTGGATCTTTTTCCGGGATAGTTTTTTGCAAGTAATAAATAGACATGCCCCACTAAAGAGATTCAGAGTTAAGGGGCGGGACAATCCCTGGTTTTCCTCTGAGCTTGGAGATATTCTTCATGACCGCAATTTAGCTTGGGCCAAAGCAAGAAAAACGGGCTCTTCATCTGATTGGCTTGTTTATAGGCAGTTAagaaataaatgttcttcttttaatAAGAAAGCAAAATCTGACTTTTATCTGTCAGCCACTAATAACACCTTAAATGATCCCAGAAAATTTTGGAAGGCTATAAAATTACTTTCTTCAAACAAAGATAGTATtaatgttccttcttttattatGAAAGAGTCTGTAGTAGTTCATGACAAGCTGGAGATATTGAACCATTTTAATGAGTATTTTATTCAGTCTGGTTCTTTGTTTTACACTGCTTGTCCTTATACTGTGACACCTTGTAGAGATGTACCAGTCTCTACAAGTGTCTTCAATCTCAGGTATGAGATTGAGTTATGGTtgaagtgcctaacttgatggtgaaattgtgatggaaagatgggtttgctggaatcacaagcagttctatcttggcaaggttgagttgaaggtgatggtccatcatccaggaagaaatgtctgttagacaagctgagatgcgaatagctaccgtcggatcatcaggatgaaatgagaggtagagttgagtgtcatcagcatagcagtggtatgaaaaactatgtttctgaatgacagaacctaatgatgccatgtagacagagaagagaagaggtccaagaactgagccctgaggcacccccgTAAtcagatgttgagacttggacacctcacctctccaagatactttgaaggacctatctgaaaggtaagactcaaacagctgaagtgtggttcctgagaagccatttgccagtagggttgataggaggatctggtgattaaccgtgtcaaaagaagcggacagatcaagcaggagtactgaagatttggattctgctcttgccagtcttagagcttcaacaactgagagcgaggccgtctcagttgaatgtccacttctgaagccagagtggttgctgtcaaggagattgttgtgtgtgagaaatgtagagacttgtttgaacacagctctttcaagtgtttttgcaatgaaaggaagaagagaaactggtctGTTGTTCTCTAAAAGAGAGGGGTTgtggttgggtttcttaagtagtggagttatacgtgcctgtctaaatgatgaggggaaaacaccagtgtggagggaagtgatgatgatgtgagtgagtgcaggtataactgcaggagaaatggcttgaagaagatgagatggaataggatcaagtgggcaagtagtagggtgattagaaaggatgagttttgagacttctgcctcagagaagGAAGAGAAGGATAAAAATGAGTGTAAGTtcgctggtgatatgagcttgaatgattgtggtgtggaaaattgtgcactaatgtgtttaattttattaatgaataacgttgcaaagtcgtcagctattagagatgaagcaggagggggaggacaaaggagtgaggaaaatgttttaaaaagcatgcgagagtttgatgaattgttaattttgttatggtagtatgtctttttagcagaggagacattagtaaatgtaatgaaagtaacaaaaaatgaaagaaaaacactatagttaaaatattaaatatattgaatatttacagatgaaagtttggtacttacgaagttatgtgcatttcaagcaggataaatgtcaagcctgtgcttGAGTGTGATGATTGGGTTTTgggaaaaaagtatgttttattgcacaaaaagggaaatacaaaataaacagtcttgggagacaaacaaaactaaaagagggaaccggatgaaacgggaactcggaggaacgagaaggtaaggggaagtctcgggagacgagaacatatgacacatagggtaaggactccatacagacaacagagaaggacagctatatatAGGGAGACTATTGACAAAgaattgtcagcacctgtgcgatttaattggagtgcaattactgtgaagacaggaccagactagcggaattaaagtgcctatggtgaagtgcctaaggaaaagtgagctcactagggaacacccaggaaaacagagactgacagcgtgacattaccccctcccct contains the following coding sequences:
- the LOC128014841 gene encoding butyrophilin subfamily 3 member A2 isoform X4; this encodes MRTDCLKSTRMTFAHGIRSVRFTGFSVAFMLLSTCSCSDHPHIEVIAIVGEAATLPCMCPPDWPPFLVWQKNIDKALVVNYYKDDDQEDIQIALEYRNRTELRLTGNCSLVIHSVCLSDQGLYICYYKKNPLRHEKIYLGVTEQGKVSDEPKRVQSTTVISSVCGGHRQ
- the LOC128014841 gene encoding myelin-oligodendrocyte glycoprotein isoform X3: MRTDCLKSTRMTFAHGIRSVRFTGFSVAFMLLSTCSCSDHPHIEVIAIVGEAATLPCMCPPDWPPFLVWQKNIDKALVVNYYKDDDQEDIQIALEYRNRTELRLTGNCSLVIHSVCLSDQGLYICYYKKNPLRHEKIYLGVTEQGKVSDEPKRVQSTTVISSVCGVLIILLITIAAAYIGITCRNRHQIRRTSSVRRN